From the genome of Desulfobaculum xiamenense, one region includes:
- the casA gene encoding type I-E CRISPR-associated protein Cse1/CasA produces MFNLLEERWLPVIRADGTQGVIAPWEIAAGGSLPVALHVPRPDFRAAMMEFLVGLLQTVRPPARRKDWLAQLRQPPSPDELRQAMRPHVPFFELFGQRPLFLQDLTLEAPAKAKDFSDISALLIDSPGENTLKNNGDFFVKRGRVNALCPACAAMALFTMQAFAPAGGAGIRTSLRGGGPLSTMVDMVRDDGSASTLWEKLWLNVLCLQTRAASVQPAPTELAGVVYPWAAPTRTSEGGEQTHPEDVHWLQAYWGMPRRVVLVPEDAESGEVCDVCGAQSARMVRRMYARKGGTNYGPTWQHPLTPYRDQNDKPPLSIKGSANVTGYGHWLGVVYDQLTAKGIRRSANVAHVHESLNDALHLGVNVAGYDMDNMKARQWCESTFPVYPVAEDRLADFRGCIEMMVAAADKARMNLAGMLKEALVNEAGHKQASVDKTVFANAQAELWSRTEARFYELAKDAARSEGQKDEDRVKDAWRDHLCRTAQDIFHGLAESGRVLPERIRRVCDASRKLWAFNDKALRKILELPERGGAR; encoded by the coding sequence ATGTTCAATCTGCTTGAAGAACGATGGCTTCCCGTAATCCGCGCCGATGGGACACAGGGCGTGATTGCGCCGTGGGAGATTGCTGCGGGGGGGTCGCTTCCCGTGGCGCTTCATGTGCCCCGGCCGGATTTCAGGGCGGCCATGATGGAGTTCCTTGTGGGACTTCTACAGACAGTGCGGCCTCCAGCGAGACGCAAGGATTGGCTGGCTCAATTGCGCCAGCCACCATCGCCGGACGAACTGCGTCAGGCCATGCGCCCGCATGTGCCATTCTTTGAACTCTTTGGGCAACGTCCGCTCTTCTTGCAGGACCTGACGCTCGAAGCTCCCGCCAAGGCGAAGGATTTTTCCGACATCTCCGCCTTGCTCATTGATTCCCCCGGCGAAAACACCCTCAAGAATAACGGCGATTTCTTCGTCAAGCGTGGGCGCGTCAACGCGTTGTGTCCTGCCTGCGCCGCCATGGCCCTCTTCACGATGCAGGCCTTCGCCCCGGCCGGAGGCGCTGGGATTCGGACCTCACTTCGCGGCGGCGGACCGCTCTCAACCATGGTCGACATGGTTCGTGACGACGGCTCGGCGTCAACGCTCTGGGAAAAGCTCTGGCTCAACGTGTTGTGCTTGCAGACTCGTGCCGCGAGCGTGCAACCCGCACCAACGGAGTTGGCCGGGGTGGTCTATCCGTGGGCGGCTCCGACCCGCACCAGTGAGGGGGGAGAGCAAACCCATCCGGAGGACGTACATTGGCTTCAGGCCTACTGGGGCATGCCTCGCCGGGTTGTGCTCGTGCCGGAGGATGCTGAATCCGGCGAGGTCTGTGATGTCTGCGGTGCGCAGTCCGCGAGGATGGTTCGCCGGATGTATGCCCGGAAGGGAGGCACGAATTATGGCCCGACATGGCAGCATCCGCTGACGCCCTATCGCGATCAGAACGACAAGCCGCCCCTGTCCATCAAAGGCTCCGCCAATGTTACAGGCTACGGCCACTGGCTGGGTGTGGTCTACGACCAGTTGACTGCAAAGGGCATCAGGCGCTCGGCCAACGTGGCTCATGTTCACGAGTCCTTGAATGACGCGCTACATCTCGGTGTGAATGTCGCCGGGTACGACATGGACAACATGAAGGCCCGCCAGTGGTGCGAATCCACGTTCCCGGTCTATCCGGTGGCGGAAGATCGGCTAGCGGATTTCCGTGGCTGCATCGAAATGATGGTGGCGGCTGCGGACAAGGCGAGGATGAATCTGGCGGGCATGCTCAAGGAAGCGCTGGTCAACGAGGCCGGACACAAGCAGGCCTCGGTGGACAAAACCGTTTTCGCCAATGCGCAGGCTGAACTCTGGAGTCGGACCGAGGCGCGGTTCTACGAATTGGCCAAGGACGCCGCGAGAAGTGAGGGACAGAAGGACGAGGATCGCGTCAAGGACGCGTGGCGCGACCATCTGTGCCGGACCGCTCAGGATATCTTCCATGGCCTTGCGGAATCCGGCCGTGTTTTGCCGGAGCGCATCCGCCGAGTATGCGATGCAAGCCGAAAACTGTGGGCCTTCAACGACAAGGCCTTGCGCAAGATACTGGAGCTTCCCGAAAGAGGAGGTGCGAGATGA